One genomic region from Tachysurus vachellii isolate PV-2020 chromosome 22, HZAU_Pvac_v1, whole genome shotgun sequence encodes:
- the prickle2b gene encoding prickle-like protein 2b isoform X1: MFSRSSKRRNSSRASTALDDPGRGQPCNECGEQCPGFVMHKWRKICLHCKCPLEDHAVTAMPLEMEKTVSKLLYDFQRNSTSDDDSGCALEEYAWVPPGLKPEQVHQYYSSLPEEKVPYVNSPGEKHRIKQLLHQLPPHDNEVRYCSSLDEEEKRELKLFSNQRKRENLGRGNVRPFPVTMTGAICEQCGGQINGGDIAMFASRAGHGVCWHPHCFVCSTCDELLVDLIYFYQEGKIYCGRHHAERLKPRCSACDEIIFADECTEAEGRHWHMKHFCCFECETVLGGQRYIMKEGRPYCCGCFESLYAEYCDSCGEHIGIDQGQMTYDGQHWHATEDCFCCARCKKSLLGRPFLPKQGQIFCSRACSVNEDVNGSDSSDSAFQSGRTREARHSSSKSSKSSSNSGGNGSSMRYSADVDPLSLQMDLLSLSSQAPSLTRDPPSWKKQPDRYGYESRAETSPTPLQLLSQCNIRTSYAQQDSKLRESAQSKRPPVSALKGHSFNENWLQPEMDERYPSELKAQASFNELPSSGFVDKRSVSMHAFQREREREREREVAAQMGRSRNPISALSFSEQLTPMEQTPRGSMESLALSNATGISADGGGKRQEHLSRFSMPDLSKDSGMNVSEKSNMGTLNSSVQFHSSESLHSLTTRQPYLEMEPSVQVKYQLPYSQQSPGITILPPGFTYQEEDRASSVSSAHNARLAPMSERTHRRVREPEEPRRRHHHRARRSRRSRSENALNLAAQQPPAIPERSQLRVCEDYDRFPPPRGQRDQISGGIRDSRMRQQPFRPCPRTTSDLTLQNPAPQRHMGRYAWDQYDYDDDWCSTCSSSSESEDEGYFLGEPIPKPVNLRYMTSEELLHKYSSTGLVGSGHLGTRGQLHTRKRRKSKNCIIS, from the exons GAAGATCTGTCTGCACTGCAAGTGTCCGCTTGAGGATCATGCTGTGACGGCCATGCCTCTGGAGATGGAGAAGACCGTGTCCAAACTGCTGTACGACTTCCAGAGGAACTCCACGTCCGACGACGACTCGGGCTGCGCTCTGGAGGAGTACGCCTGGGTGCCGCCCGGCCTCAAACCCGAGCAG GTTCATCAGTATTACAGCTCTCTGCCTGAGGAGAAGGTGCCATATGTGAACAGCCCTGGAGAGAAACACCGCATCAAGCAGCTCTTGCACCAGCTGCCACCTCACGACAATGAG GTGCGTTATTGTAGCTCTCTGGATgaagaggagaagagggagCTGAAGCTTTTTAGTAACCAGAGGAAGCGAGAGAACCTGGGCCGCGGTAACGTCAGGCCTTTTCCCGTCACCATGACCGGGGCCATATGTGAGCAG tgCGGTGGTCAGATTAACGGAGGCGACATCGCCATGTTTGCGTCTCGGGCAGGTCACGGCGTCTGCTGGCATCCTCACTGCTTCGTGTGCAGCACGTGTGACGAACTCCTGGTGGACCTCATTTACTTCTACCAGGAGGGTAAAATCTACTGCGGGCGACACCACGCCGAGAGACTGAAACCGCGGTGCTCAGCATGCGACGAG ATCATCTTTGCGGATGAGTGCACGGAAGCAGAAGGCAGGCACTGGCACATGAAGCACTTCTGCTGTTTCGAGTGCGAGACCGTCTTGGGTGGCCAGCGATACATCATGAAAGAGGGTCGGCCGTACTGCTGCGGATGTTTTGAGTCCCTCTACGCCGAGTACTGCGACTCCTGCGGAGAACACATCG GTATTGACCAGGGTCAAATGACGTACGACGGGCAGCACTGGCACGCCACCGAAGATTGCTTCTGCTGTGCACGCTGCAAGAAGTCCCTCTTGGGTCGTCCGTTTCTGCCCAAACAGGGTCAGATCTTTTGCTCGCGGGCTTGTAGCGTGAACGAGGATGTCAACGGCTCGGACTCCTCAGACTCTGCCTTCCAAAGTGGCCGAACTCGTGAGGCCAGGCACAGCAGCTCCAAATCTAGCAAGAGCAGCAGCAACAGTGGTGGAAATGGTTCTAGCATGCGATACTCGGCTGATGTGGATCCTCTTTCCCTACAGATGGACTTGCTGAGTCTGTCGAGTCAGGCCCCTAGTCTGACCCGAGATCCTCCATCCTGGAAAAAGCAACCTGATAGATATGGTTATGAGAGTCGCGCCGAAACTTCGCCAACTCCTCTGCAACTGCTGAGTCAGTGCAACATCAGAACATCCTATGCCCAACAAGACAGCAAGCTCAGAGAGTCTGCACAGTCCAAGAGACCTCCTGTATCTGCCCTCAAAGGACATTCATTCAATGAGAACTGGCTCCAGCCGGAAATGGATGAACGTTACCCTTCCGAGCTGAAAGCGCAAGCTAGCTTCAATGAGTTGCCATCCAGTGGGTTCGTGGACAAGCGCTCTGTCAGCATGCATGCCTTTCAacgggagcgagagagagaaagagagagggaggttgCGGCTCAGATGGGACGCAGCAGAAACCCCATCAGTGCACTTAGCTTTAGTGAACAGCTGACACCAATGGAGCAAACACCTCGCGGTTCCATGGAGTCGCTAGCTCTGTCAAATGCTACAG GAATCTCGGCAGACGGTGGCGGTAAGAGGCAGGAGCACTTGTCCCGCTTCTCTATGCCCGACTTGAGTAAAGACTCCGGCATGAACGTCTCGGAGAAGAGCAACATGGGCACCCTGAACTCTTCAGTGCAGTTCCACAGCTCAGAATCTCTCCACAGTCTCACCACCAGGCAGCCTTACCTAGAGATGGAGCCATCGGTACAAGTGAAATATCAGCTTCCCTATTCCCAGCAGTCTCCTGGGATCACCATTCTACCACCGGGCTTCACCTATCAGGAAGAGGACAGGGCAAGTTCAGTGAGCAGTGCTCACAATGCCCGATTGGCACCCATGAGTGAACGGACCCATCGGCGCGTCCGTGAACCGGAAGAGCCGCGACGAAGACATCATCACCGTGCACGGCGTTCCCGTCGTTCTCGTTCTGAAAACGCGCTCAATTTGGCAGCCCAACAACCTCCGGCTATCCCGGAGCGATCACAACTACGCGTATGCGAGGATTATGATCGATTTCCTCCTCCACGTGGTCAGCGGGATCAAATAAGCGGTGGGATTAGAGATTCTAGAATGAGGCAGCAGCCGTTCAGGCCGTGCCCTCGCACGACTTCAGACCTTACGCTTCAGAACCCAGCTCCGCAGCGCCACATGGGTCGCTACGCCTGGGATCAATACGATTACGATGACGACTGGTGCTCTACCTGTTCTTCATCTTCCGAATCCGAGGACGAAGGCTATTTCTTGGGAGAGCCAATTCCCAAACCTGTTAACCTAAGGTATATGACCAGTGAGGAGTTACTGCACAAGTACAGTTCTACAGGACTCGTAGGATCCGGTCACCTTGGAACTCGAGGACAATTACACACTCGCAAGCGCAGGAAAAGCAAAAACTGTATCATTTCCTAA
- the psmd6 gene encoding 26S proteasome non-ATPase regulatory subunit 6: protein MPLENLEEEGLPKNPDLRIAQLKFLLTLDDHKQDAEVKTELMEAIRGNNMAPYYETLCKELKWSVDSDLLSKMKKANEGELKRLDEVLEDAEKNLGESEIRDAMMAKAEYLIRIGDKEGALTAFRKTYDKTVALGHRLDIVFYLLRIGLFYMDSDLITRNTEKAKSLIEEGGDWDRRNRLKVYQGLYCVAIRDFKQAAELFLDTVSTFTSYELMDYKTFVTYTVYVCMIALKRPDLREKVIKGAEILEVLHSLSGVRQYLFSLYECRYSIFFQSLARVEQDMKKDWLFAPHYRYYVREMRILAYSQLLESYRSLTLGYMAEAFGVSTDFIDQELSRFIAAGRLHCKIDKVNEIVETNRPDSKNWQYQETIKKGDLLLNRVQKLSRVINM from the exons ATGCCTTTAGAAAACCTAGAAGAAGAAGGATTACCTAAAAACCCCGACCTGAGAATCGCGCAGCTGAAGTTTTTGCTGACTCTCGATGACCACAAACAGGACGCTGAAGTGAAAACCGAGCTCATGGAGGCGATCCGGGGGAACA ACATGGCTCCTTACTACGAGACCTTGTGCAAAGAACTGAAGTGGTCCGTGGACTCGGACCTGCTGAGCAAAATGAAGAAGGCCAATGAAGGCGAGCTTAAGCGCCTGGATGAGGTTCTGGAGGACGCGGAGAAGAACCTCGGCGAGAGCGAGATCCGGGACGCCATGATGGCCAAAGCGGAGTATCTGATTAGGATTGGTGACAAG GAAGGAGCCCTGACTGCCTTTAGGAAAACGTATGACAAAACCGTTGCCTTGGGCCACCGGTTAGACATCGTCTTCTACCTGCTGAGGATCGGGCTGTTCTACATGGACAGTGACCTCATTACACGCAACACAGAGAAAGCCAAGAG TCTGATCGAAGAGGGCGGAGACTGGGACAGGAGGAACCGTCTGAAGGTGTATCAGGGTCTGTACTGCGTCGCCATCAGAGACTTCAAGCAGGCAGCCGAGCTGTTCCTCGACACCGTGTCCACCTTCACCTCGTACGAGCTCATGGACTACAAGACTTTCGTCACTTACACAGTCTACGTGTGCATGATCGCGCTGAAGAGGCCGGACCTGAGGGAGAAG GTGATTAAAGGAGCAGAGATTCTGGAGGTCCTGCACAGTCTGTCTGGAGTGCGTCAGTACCTGTTTTCCCTCTACGAGTGCCGTTACTCCATCTTCTTCCAGTCTCTGG cTCGTGTGGAGCAGGATATGAAGAAGGACTGGCTCTTCGCTCCTCACTACCGTTACTACGTGCGCGAGATGCGGATTTTGGCCTACAGCCAGCTCTTAGAGTCGTACCGCTCCCTCACGCTGGGCTACATGGCCGAGGCCTTCGGCGTCAGCACGGATTTCATCGACCA AGAGCTATCGCGATTTATCGCCGCAGGCCGCTTGCACTGCAAGATAGACAAAGTGAACGAGATCGTCGAGACCAACAG gcCTGACAGTAAGAACTGGCAGTATCAAGAAACCATAAAGAAAGGCGATCTCCTGCTGAACAGAGTGCAGAAGCTCTCTCGGGTCATCAACATGTAG
- the slc2a9l1 gene encoding solute carrier family 2 member 9, like 1: MESFLKQLVQGKGLLFIIIVGLGGSFQTGCHLTLISSPYPFINSFINSTLTQRYGEAPREDTLTLIWATVVAFYSVGGIFGSTSVQFVLNHLGRKNAMIWNNVLNIVAVAIMILSKAAGSFEMIILSRFLFGVNSGLAGNLHCIYLGESAPKKIRGTVSVTMATFSAIGKLVGQIAGLSEILGREDLWHILLCVPAFFGFVQMFTLPFFPEAPVYLLIEKGKIEECKKGLQCLWGPGDYKLEIEEMQEEQAALKGQCNKSMLELLTDSNIRWQCISLVVLYEAIQFCGISGISVFAYSIFQEAGIPEDKIRYVTLGVGASEILTSITCSIMIDRVGRRVLLWGGFGIMAAIMVLLTITLQLKDYDLWVPYTSVCLVFLFVISYGGGPAGVSVPLSYEMFVQSYRSAAFMFLGLIIWAGFTVFGFLFPFLLNTMKSFSFLMFSCVCLAASLYAVFILPETKSKTPLEIAEDFRNIRVCGSAIEEKCLETKL, translated from the exons ATGGAGAGCTTCTTAAAGCAGCTG GTCCAGGGAAAGGGTTTGctcttcatcatcattgttGGTTTGGGAGGATCGTTTCAGACCGGATGTCACCTCACTCTGATCAGCTCTCCATATCCa TTCATTAACAGCTTTATAAACAGCACCTTGACTCAGCGGTACGGTGAAGCTCCAAGAGaagacactctcacactcatctGGGCCACAGTGGTGGCTTTTTACTCTGTTGGTGGCATCTTTGGTTCTACAAGTGTCCAGTTTGTCCTCAATCATCTCgggag AAAAAATGCAATGATCTGGAACAATGTCCTGAACATCGTTGCTGTAGCCATCATGATATTGAGCAAAGCTGCCGGTTCATTTGAGATGATCATTTTGTCTCGCTTCCTGTTTGGTGTAAACTCAG gCTTAGCTGGGAACCTCCATTGCATCTACCTCGGAGAGAGCGCACCCAAGAAGATAAGGGGAACGGTGTCAGTAACGATGGCGACCTTCAGTGCTATCGGCAAGCTGGTGGGGCAGATCGCAGGTCTGAG TGAGATCCTGGGTCGAGAGGATCTGTGGCACATTCTGCTTTGTGTTCCAGCGTTTTTTGGTTTCGTTCAGATGTTTACGCTGCCATTCTTTCCTGAAGCGCCAGTATATTTACTGATAGAGAAAGGGAAGATTGAGGAGTGTAAAAAAG GGCTGCAGTGCCTGTGGGGTCCGGGTGATTATAAACTGGAGATCGAGGAGATGCAGGAGGAGCAGGCCGCTCTGAAAGGACAGTGCAATAAGAGTATGCTCGAGCTGCTGACAGACTCCAATATCCGCTGGCAGTGTATCTCTCTGGTCGTCCTCTATGAAGCCATACAGTTCTGTGGTATCTCAGGA ATTAGCGTTTTTGCTTACAGCATCTTCCAAGAAGCAGGAATTCCTGAGGACAAGATCCGGTATGTCACACTGGGAGTCGGGGCTTCGGAAATCCTCACCTCCATCACGTGT AGCATTATGATCGACCGTGTTGGAAGGCGAGTGCTGCTTTGGGGAGGTTTCGGGATCATGGCAGCCATTATGGTTTTGCTCACCATCACACTTCAGCTAAAG GATTATGATTTGTGGGTTCCGTACACCAGCGTCTGCCTCGTGTTTCTCTTCGTCATCTCCTACGGAGGAGGACCGg CTGGAGTCTCCGTGCCGCTCAGTTACGAGATGTTTGTCCAGTCGTATCGCTCGGCCGCCTTCATGTTTCTGGGACTTATAATATGGGCAGGCTTCACTGTATTCGGCTTCCTTTTTCCGTTTCTCCTT AATACCATGAAGTCCTTCAGCTTTTTGATGTTCTCCTGCGTTTGTCTGGCCGCATCTCTTTACGCCGTCTTCATACTGCCGGAAACGAAGAGCAAAACTCCACTGGAGATCGCTGAGGATTTTAGAAATATCCGAGTGTGTGGCTCTGCGATTGAAGAGAAATGTTTGGAgacaaagctgtga
- the prickle2b gene encoding prickle-like protein 2b isoform X2, with protein MPLEMEKTVSKLLYDFQRNSTSDDDSGCALEEYAWVPPGLKPEQVHQYYSSLPEEKVPYVNSPGEKHRIKQLLHQLPPHDNEVRYCSSLDEEEKRELKLFSNQRKRENLGRGNVRPFPVTMTGAICEQCGGQINGGDIAMFASRAGHGVCWHPHCFVCSTCDELLVDLIYFYQEGKIYCGRHHAERLKPRCSACDEIIFADECTEAEGRHWHMKHFCCFECETVLGGQRYIMKEGRPYCCGCFESLYAEYCDSCGEHIGIDQGQMTYDGQHWHATEDCFCCARCKKSLLGRPFLPKQGQIFCSRACSVNEDVNGSDSSDSAFQSGRTREARHSSSKSSKSSSNSGGNGSSMRYSADVDPLSLQMDLLSLSSQAPSLTRDPPSWKKQPDRYGYESRAETSPTPLQLLSQCNIRTSYAQQDSKLRESAQSKRPPVSALKGHSFNENWLQPEMDERYPSELKAQASFNELPSSGFVDKRSVSMHAFQREREREREREVAAQMGRSRNPISALSFSEQLTPMEQTPRGSMESLALSNATGISADGGGKRQEHLSRFSMPDLSKDSGMNVSEKSNMGTLNSSVQFHSSESLHSLTTRQPYLEMEPSVQVKYQLPYSQQSPGITILPPGFTYQEEDRASSVSSAHNARLAPMSERTHRRVREPEEPRRRHHHRARRSRRSRSENALNLAAQQPPAIPERSQLRVCEDYDRFPPPRGQRDQISGGIRDSRMRQQPFRPCPRTTSDLTLQNPAPQRHMGRYAWDQYDYDDDWCSTCSSSSESEDEGYFLGEPIPKPVNLRYMTSEELLHKYSSTGLVGSGHLGTRGQLHTRKRRKSKNCIIS; from the exons ATGCCTCTGGAGATGGAGAAGACCGTGTCCAAACTGCTGTACGACTTCCAGAGGAACTCCACGTCCGACGACGACTCGGGCTGCGCTCTGGAGGAGTACGCCTGGGTGCCGCCCGGCCTCAAACCCGAGCAG GTTCATCAGTATTACAGCTCTCTGCCTGAGGAGAAGGTGCCATATGTGAACAGCCCTGGAGAGAAACACCGCATCAAGCAGCTCTTGCACCAGCTGCCACCTCACGACAATGAG GTGCGTTATTGTAGCTCTCTGGATgaagaggagaagagggagCTGAAGCTTTTTAGTAACCAGAGGAAGCGAGAGAACCTGGGCCGCGGTAACGTCAGGCCTTTTCCCGTCACCATGACCGGGGCCATATGTGAGCAG tgCGGTGGTCAGATTAACGGAGGCGACATCGCCATGTTTGCGTCTCGGGCAGGTCACGGCGTCTGCTGGCATCCTCACTGCTTCGTGTGCAGCACGTGTGACGAACTCCTGGTGGACCTCATTTACTTCTACCAGGAGGGTAAAATCTACTGCGGGCGACACCACGCCGAGAGACTGAAACCGCGGTGCTCAGCATGCGACGAG ATCATCTTTGCGGATGAGTGCACGGAAGCAGAAGGCAGGCACTGGCACATGAAGCACTTCTGCTGTTTCGAGTGCGAGACCGTCTTGGGTGGCCAGCGATACATCATGAAAGAGGGTCGGCCGTACTGCTGCGGATGTTTTGAGTCCCTCTACGCCGAGTACTGCGACTCCTGCGGAGAACACATCG GTATTGACCAGGGTCAAATGACGTACGACGGGCAGCACTGGCACGCCACCGAAGATTGCTTCTGCTGTGCACGCTGCAAGAAGTCCCTCTTGGGTCGTCCGTTTCTGCCCAAACAGGGTCAGATCTTTTGCTCGCGGGCTTGTAGCGTGAACGAGGATGTCAACGGCTCGGACTCCTCAGACTCTGCCTTCCAAAGTGGCCGAACTCGTGAGGCCAGGCACAGCAGCTCCAAATCTAGCAAGAGCAGCAGCAACAGTGGTGGAAATGGTTCTAGCATGCGATACTCGGCTGATGTGGATCCTCTTTCCCTACAGATGGACTTGCTGAGTCTGTCGAGTCAGGCCCCTAGTCTGACCCGAGATCCTCCATCCTGGAAAAAGCAACCTGATAGATATGGTTATGAGAGTCGCGCCGAAACTTCGCCAACTCCTCTGCAACTGCTGAGTCAGTGCAACATCAGAACATCCTATGCCCAACAAGACAGCAAGCTCAGAGAGTCTGCACAGTCCAAGAGACCTCCTGTATCTGCCCTCAAAGGACATTCATTCAATGAGAACTGGCTCCAGCCGGAAATGGATGAACGTTACCCTTCCGAGCTGAAAGCGCAAGCTAGCTTCAATGAGTTGCCATCCAGTGGGTTCGTGGACAAGCGCTCTGTCAGCATGCATGCCTTTCAacgggagcgagagagagaaagagagagggaggttgCGGCTCAGATGGGACGCAGCAGAAACCCCATCAGTGCACTTAGCTTTAGTGAACAGCTGACACCAATGGAGCAAACACCTCGCGGTTCCATGGAGTCGCTAGCTCTGTCAAATGCTACAG GAATCTCGGCAGACGGTGGCGGTAAGAGGCAGGAGCACTTGTCCCGCTTCTCTATGCCCGACTTGAGTAAAGACTCCGGCATGAACGTCTCGGAGAAGAGCAACATGGGCACCCTGAACTCTTCAGTGCAGTTCCACAGCTCAGAATCTCTCCACAGTCTCACCACCAGGCAGCCTTACCTAGAGATGGAGCCATCGGTACAAGTGAAATATCAGCTTCCCTATTCCCAGCAGTCTCCTGGGATCACCATTCTACCACCGGGCTTCACCTATCAGGAAGAGGACAGGGCAAGTTCAGTGAGCAGTGCTCACAATGCCCGATTGGCACCCATGAGTGAACGGACCCATCGGCGCGTCCGTGAACCGGAAGAGCCGCGACGAAGACATCATCACCGTGCACGGCGTTCCCGTCGTTCTCGTTCTGAAAACGCGCTCAATTTGGCAGCCCAACAACCTCCGGCTATCCCGGAGCGATCACAACTACGCGTATGCGAGGATTATGATCGATTTCCTCCTCCACGTGGTCAGCGGGATCAAATAAGCGGTGGGATTAGAGATTCTAGAATGAGGCAGCAGCCGTTCAGGCCGTGCCCTCGCACGACTTCAGACCTTACGCTTCAGAACCCAGCTCCGCAGCGCCACATGGGTCGCTACGCCTGGGATCAATACGATTACGATGACGACTGGTGCTCTACCTGTTCTTCATCTTCCGAATCCGAGGACGAAGGCTATTTCTTGGGAGAGCCAATTCCCAAACCTGTTAACCTAAGGTATATGACCAGTGAGGAGTTACTGCACAAGTACAGTTCTACAGGACTCGTAGGATCCGGTCACCTTGGAACTCGAGGACAATTACACACTCGCAAGCGCAGGAAAAGCAAAAACTGTATCATTTCCTAA